A window from Fibrobacter succinogenes encodes these proteins:
- a CDS encoding DegT/DnrJ/EryC1/StrS aminotransferase family protein: MENKEITVTSPLLPNLDDFIPFLKDIWDRKWLTNNGHYHKELEKALAEYLGVEYLSLFTNGTLPLITALQAMRVTGEVITTPYSFVATTHSIWWNGLKPVFVDVDEETGNLDPEKIEAAITPHTTAIMPVHVYGTPCNTKRIQEIADIYGLKIIYDAAHAFGVRINGESLLKAGDMSTLSFHATKVYNTIEGGALVCHDAATKKRIDYLKNFGFAGETTVVAPGINSKMDEIRAAYGLLNLRQVDGAIANRKAIAEKYRAALKDIPGIRTLKDSEGVRHNYAYFPIFINEEEYGMSRDALYETLKTHDIYGRRYFYPLISTFSAYKGLESANPANLPVAHKLANQVLCLPMFADLDNEGVNRVINVIQKKK; encoded by the coding sequence ATGGAAAATAAAGAAATTACAGTTACATCGCCACTTCTCCCGAACTTGGACGATTTCATCCCCTTTCTCAAAGATATTTGGGATCGTAAATGGCTTACGAACAACGGCCATTACCATAAGGAGCTTGAAAAGGCCTTAGCCGAATACTTGGGTGTCGAATACCTGAGCCTATTCACAAACGGAACGCTCCCTTTGATTACGGCACTGCAAGCAATGCGTGTTACAGGCGAAGTCATCACAACACCTTATAGTTTTGTGGCAACAACTCATTCCATCTGGTGGAACGGTCTCAAGCCAGTCTTTGTCGATGTCGATGAAGAAACCGGCAACCTTGATCCAGAAAAGATTGAAGCAGCCATAACACCACATACAACAGCGATTATGCCTGTCCATGTTTATGGAACGCCCTGCAACACAAAGCGCATTCAGGAAATTGCCGACATATACGGTCTGAAGATTATCTACGATGCCGCCCACGCTTTTGGTGTACGCATCAACGGTGAATCGCTACTGAAAGCCGGCGATATGAGTACGCTCAGTTTCCACGCCACAAAAGTATACAACACTATTGAAGGTGGCGCCCTAGTCTGCCACGATGCAGCCACCAAGAAACGAATCGACTACCTGAAAAATTTCGGCTTTGCAGGCGAGACTACCGTTGTAGCCCCCGGAATCAACAGCAAAATGGACGAAATTCGTGCCGCTTACGGTCTATTAAACTTGAGACAAGTCGACGGAGCCATTGCAAATAGAAAGGCCATCGCAGAAAAATACCGAGCAGCACTAAAAGACATTCCTGGAATCCGCACCCTCAAGGATTCCGAAGGGGTTCGTCACAATTACGCCTACTTCCCCATTTTCATAAACGAAGAAGAATATGGCATGAGCCGCGATGCATTATACGAAACACTTAAAACACATGACATCTACGGGCGTCGTTACTTCTATCCTCTCATAAGCACATTCAGTGCCTACAAAGGACTGGAATCAGCAAATCCAGCCAACCTTCCTGTAGCCCACAAGCTAGCAAACCAGGTATTGTGTCTCCCCATGTTTGCTGATTTGGATAATGAAGGCGTGAATCGAGTTATAAACGTTATACAAAAAAAGAAATAA